Genomic DNA from Peribacillus simplex NBRC 15720 = DSM 1321:
GCCCTCATGAAGCATGGACTTGCGGCAAAGAACCATATTCCGCTTTGGGGCGGTTTGACGGAAGATAATAGTTTCTATCTGGATACAAAGGTTAAGAAGTCTGGACATATTCCCAAAAAGAAGCCTACTTTGATTGTATAAGGAGAGCTATAGTATGAATGATGATCAATATTACATGAAGCTGGCACTGGATTTGGCTGCCAGTGCTAAAGGAAAGACGAATCCGAATCCAGTGGTCGGGGCAGTCATAGTCAAAGACGGTGTGATAGCCGGGACAGGAATCCACCGTAAAGCGGGTGAACCGCATGCGGAAGTACATGCTTTCAAAATGGCGGGTGAGTATGCAGAAGGTGCAACGCTATATGTGACTCTTGAGCCCTGTTCCCATTATGGAAAGACACCTCCTTGTGCAAATTTGGTGAAAGAATCAGGTGTCCGGCGAGTTGTGGTGGCTACTCAAGATCCGAATCCGGAAGTAGCCGGCAGAGGGATATCGATCCTAAAGGATGCGGGCATTGAAGTGGAAGTTGGCGTCCTGGAAAAGGAAGCTCAAAGGCTGAATGAGCGTTTTATTCACAATATGCTGACGAATCGTCCATTTGTCATATCGAAGTATGCAATGACGCTCGATGGAAAACTTGCTACCCACACAGGCCATTCAAAATGGATAACAGGAGAAGAGTCACGTCATTCCGTTCATTTGCTGCGTGATGAGGTGGATGCCATTCTTGTTGGTATCGGGACTGTATTGGCCGATGATCCATCACTTACGACCAGACTTCCGGGGGGCGGAGGGAAAAGTCCGATCCGGATCATATTAGACAGTGAATTACGTGTTCCCTTGGATGCCAATGTTGTACAAGTATCAGATACGAAAACCTTGATCGTAACGCAGGAAAATGCACCTGCTGATAAAATGGACCTTTTACGTGAAAAAGGGATCGAATTCATTTTCGTCCCCAAAAACGAGACGGGACTGAATCTAAGGGCTTTGATGGAAGAGCTGTATAAAAAGGGGGTTACGGATGTCTTGCTGGAAGGCGGAAGCGAAGTGAATGCCTCTTTCCTTAGGGAAGGGCTCATCGATAAATACTTGATTTATATAGCTCCTAAACTATTGGGCGGAAGAAACTCACTAACACCGTATACTGGAATGAATGTGGATACGATGGATGAAGCGATGGATGTTTCCTTCTCTGGCGTGGAAACGTTTGGTGAGGACATACGCATTACGGCTTATCCTAAATAAAAATAGACAACAGGTGAAGAGGCATGGTGGTTAAATCAGATGTATGCATAGTCGGATCAGGACCTGGAGGAGCCCTGCTGGCTTACCTATTGGCTAAGCAGGACATTTCAGTCGTATTGCTTGAAAGGCATTCTGAGGTTTCAAGAGAGTTCAGGGGCGAGTTCTTGAACGATGAAGGAGAGGCCATTCTTAAAAAGCACGGTTTATTCGAAAGTGTGGAAAGACTTGGCTTGCTTATGATGGAACAAATTGAATATTGGCATGACGGCCACATATTTAAAAGGATACTCCCTGAATGGCCTGTCGATCATGTTGGGATACATGTCCCTCAAAATCATCTGCTTACAGCTATATTGAATGAGGCCGAAAAGCTGGACTCTTTTCAATTGATGATGAATACGAGGGTTACGGACTTGATACAGAATGAAATGGGCCGTTTTACAGGTGTCAAGGCTCGAAATGGCGGAGATGACCTGGAAGTGCAAAGTTCATTGATAATCGGAGCGGACGGCAGATTTTCCATCGTTCGAAAAAAAGCGGGAATACCGGCCGTGATTAAAGATCATGGCTATGATTTACTGTGGGCAAAAATTCCTGCTCCGGAGGGGTGGAAGCCTTCGATCAAGATGGCATTGGTCAATGGCTCACAGGTTGCCCTCTTCACTCAGGCTGGAGGTTTCATCCAAATTGGCTGGAATATAGAACATGGTTCATTTCCCCATTTGCGAAAACAGCATTTTGATCCGTTCATTGAAGATTTGCTTTTTGCCTTTCCTGAATTAAAAAAGGTTGTGTGTGAAAATATCCGCTCTTGGCAGGACTTCATTTTATTGGATGTTTACAGCAGCTATTGTGAAACGTGGACAAAGGATGGCGTTGCTTTATTGGGTGATGCAGCACATACGATGACGCCTACAGGTGCGTTCGGACTCAATTGTGCCATGAAGGATGCCGATATATTAGCCAAGCTTATTTCTGGATGCATCCTGCAGGGGGATACTGGCTTCCTTGGACTTAAGATGGCTGAGCCAAAAAGAAAAGCCGAAATTGAAAGATTACAGGCCATTCAGGTGGACAAGGAAATTTCCTTCGCATCACAGTTTGCCGCCGCTTATGTTTGAATAGGAGTGAAGGATATGAAATTCGGTTTTGATATTGACGATACCCTTATTAACTTGAGGGAGTTCGCATTCCATCTTTATAATGAAAAGCTTAATACGAACATAGAGTTAACGAAATTCAGAGCTTTAAAGACGTTGGAGATCCATGAAGCTTTCGGGCTTGATAAAGAGGCTGGGGGCAAGATGTGGAACAGCCTTGCCGATGAAGTGTATTATTCATCCTGTCCAGCCTTCGAGGGCGCAGTGGAAACGCTGCAGGAGCTTGAACGCGATGGTCATGAAATCTATTACATCACAGCCAGAAAAGCGGAGCATGGTGAACGGACGAAAAAATGGCTGATTGAAAACGGCTTTCCGGTTAAGGATGACCACTTTTACTGCGGGATGAAGGATCATGAAAAAATTGATACGATTCGCAAATTGGAAATGGATTATTATTTTGATGATAAACCGGCAGTGCTGGAAACTTTATTGGATATTCCAACAAAAGTGTATGCAATGGATAACTCCTATAACAGGGAATTGGATATTCCAAGACTGACAAGCTGGTTTGAATTAAAAGAAATCCTCTCCAAATAATCGAATTCACATAATGACGGATGACTTGATAGACTTGGGTCATCCTTTTTATGTATACTATTATGAATAGTGATTCATTTTTTGGTGGAAAAATTATGAGAGTTGGGGGTAATGGGATGGAGAGAAATATTGAAAGGTCATTGATAGGCATGCTTGGGATAGAAATGAAAGAAGTCGGTGATGGGAAAGTCATTGCGACGATGCCGGTGGATGAACGAACTAGGCAGCCGTACGGTTTATTGCATGGCGGAGCGTCCGTTGCCCTTGCGGAATCCGTTGCAAGCTTTGGCGGAATGCAGCTGGTAGATAGCACAAGACAAGCTGTCGTAGGCCTTGAAATCAATGCCAATCATGTAAGGGGCGTTCGTTCCGGTTTTGTTACCGCTGAAGGGAACATCATCCACCGTGGAAAGACGACGATGGTGTGGGACGTGAAAATCCATGATGAAGAGGATCATCTTATCTGCATTTCACGCTGTACATTGGCCGTTATCGACTTACCAAAGTCAAAGTGAATCAAAAGGACAAATGCAATAAAGTGGCGTAATAATTCTACAGTGTCCGGTTTAAGTATAATATGGCAGTAGACTATTGTATGAAAAGAGGTTTTTTATGCTTGTGGGTCATATACAAGAAATCACCCGTCATCCTGTAAAATCATTCACTGGTGAACAGGTACAGAAAACGAAGGTGATGGACTATGGACTATATGGAGATCGCAGCCATGCCTTTAAAGACAAAAATGGGAAGTTCCTGACGATAACCCAAGTACCGGAAATGGTCCGTTATCAAGCTGTTTTTTCTGGTGAGGAAACCCTTGATCAATATCCGGAAATTAAAGTGAAGACCCCTTCAGGAAACGTGCTGACATGGGGAGAGGAAGCCTTTCAGGAGGAAATGGAACGGTTGTTAAAACAGGAGGCAGCACCCGTTGTTTATCACCCTGCACATATTCCTTTAGGTGCGATTGAAGAAGAAAACATCCTGCTTGTCAGTGATGCCTCGATTGGCGAATTGACAAAGCTTTGGGGAAAAGAACTGGATGGCAGGAGATTCAGGCAAAATTTGGTGCTATCCTTAGTGAACAAAACGCCTTTTTTAGAAGAGCGATGGTTCGGAAAAAGGATTCTAATCGGAAATGAAGTGGAATTGGAAATCAAAAGGTATTGTGAGCGTTGTATGATCATAACTGTCGATCCAAGCGATTCCCATAGAGATCCATCACTCCTGAAAACTGTCGTCAAGGAAAGGAAAAATCATTTTGGCGTATATGCATCGGTCATGCAAACGGGTGAAATCAGAGTGGGCGACCAAGTATTTTTAAAGGATTGAGACAGAAAAGAGCTGCACCTGTAATCAGGGCAGCTCTTTTGCAATGGCATGGATCACCGGGTTTTCTTTAAATCATCCTGGACACTCCGATCCCACATTTTTACGCCAGTATGATAAGCCGAGCGAATGATTAAATGTCCGGCAACAGGGCTGGTCATGAAGATAAAGATGATCGCGAGCACGACCCGGAAATCGAAATGACTATGTTTATAATAAAAATATAACAAGGTGCCGATCAGGATGAACATGATCCCAAGTGTCGAGCTTTTTGAGGCAGCGTGATTTCTTGTATAGACGTCGGGTAGCCGGATGATGCCGAAAGCCGAGACTAAAAAGAGAAAGACCCCCATTAATAGGAATAGGGCGGATAGGATTTCAACGATTGCGGTCATCTTCGATAATCTCCCCTTTCTCAAGGAATTTGGCGAAAGCGACCGTTCCGATGAATGATAGGATTCCGAGCAGAAGAATGGCTTCCAGATATGCGCTTGTATCCATGACAATGGAGGCAAGTGCAACGATTGCGATAAGATTGATTCCCATCGCATCGAGTGCGATGACCCGATCCGGTACGGAAGGCCCTTTGATTAAACGGTATAAGAATCCAATCATGGAAAGCGAAACACCGAGCAACGCGATTTTAAGCATTAGATCGAACATTATTTGCTCACCTCCATAATCGCCTTTTCAAATGTATTTTTAATGCTGTCCACGGCCTCATCTTTGTCGGCAATATCCATCGCATGGATATAAAGAATCCGATTATCTTCCGATACTTCAACGACAAGTGTCCCTGGTGTCAGTGTAATTAAATTCGATAGTATCGTAATTTCCCAATCCTTAGTCAGCACGGTTTCAAATGCGAATATGCCAGGTCTCATATCCAGACTCGGTTTAAGCACAACCTTAAGGACGCTAATGTTGGAAAGTATGAGTTCCCTTGCGAATATGAGCAGTAATAGAACGACGGCATTCACCCTGTTCAAGTAAAAACGATCATTGAAAAAATGACGGAAGACGAACATGATGCCGAGCCCCAATAAATATCCGATGATAAAAGTGCTCCCGTTAAACTCATTTTTCAAAAACATCCAGATAACCGCAAGGAACACATTCAGTAAAATTTGGAATGACATCAGGCACTACTCCTTTAAAACCGCTTTGTTATAGATTTCTGGATTCATTAATGAATCTACAGCTTGTGTAATGAATGGGTAAATCGATTCTGTTCCTACTCCGAATAAAACGGAAATGATGACAAGGAGGACGGCAGGAACCAGCATTTTATTAACCGTTTCATTAGTTAAGGCATAATCAGCTTTTGGAGTTCCCCAAAAGCCATTCATGAATATTTTCATGACGGAATAAAGGACCATTAAGCTTGAAAGCAAGACAACGGCCATTCCAAAGTAGGCTCCTTTTTCTGCAGCTCCCTGAAGAATCAGGAGCTTGCCGGCAAAACCGCTGAACGGCGGAATTCCGGCCAATGATATGGCAGCTATGAAGAAGGTCCATGCAACGGCCGGATATTGCTTGATCAAGCCGCCCATTTCCCGCAAATCATCCGATCCGCTGATTTTGATCATGATGCCAACTAGCAGGAAGAGAGCAGCCTTGATCAGCATGTCATGAATGATATATAGAATGGAGCCCGATAAGGCCTGTTCATTCATGACGGAGATGCCGAATAGGATAACCCCGACGGCGATGATGATATTGTAAATGATGATTTTTTTTACATCCCAATAAGCTATCGCACCAATGACACCGATGATGATGGTCAAGATTGCAAGTATCGCAAGGAAAGTATGGGTGAAATCCTGGTCATGGTAAAACATGAGTGTATAGGTCCTGAAAATGGAATATATCCCGACCTTTGTCAGCAATGCCCCGAATAAAGCCATCACAGGAATGGGTGGAGCATAATAGGACCCAGGCAGCCATTGGAAGAGCGGGAAAATGGCACCCTTCAAACCGAATACGATCAGAAAGCCAATCGCTATCACCGAGATGATTCCAGGCTGGCTGACTTCCGTTATCCTCTGGCTGATGTCCGCCATGTTCAATGTTCCTAGAACTGAATAAAGATACGCCACCATGATGACGAAAAAGGAAGAGGAAAGCACATTGACGATGATATACTTCAATGATTCCCTCAGTTGGATTTTCGTCCCTCCCAGTACAAGCAGCACGTAGGAAGCCATCAGCATGACTTCGAAGAAAACGAATAGATTGAAAAGATCCCCCGTAAGGAAGGCACCGTTTACACCAATCAGCAAAAATTGAAATATAGGATAATAATAATGTCTTTCACGTTCCTCCCCTATGGAGTAAAACGAGTAAAGCAGTATAGCCAATCCAATGATATTCGTGGTCAGTACAAGCAGCGAAGAAAGCATATCTGCGACGATCACAATCCCGAATGGCGCATCCCAGCTGCCGACACCTAAAGCCAAGATACCTTGAGTATGGACCGTAAACACAAGATAAAGGGAAATCGCAATTCCGATAAGAGAGGAAAAAAGGGATATCCCTCTTTGCAGCTTGATTTTTTTTGCAAAGAAAATGAGAAAGATGCCTGTGAAAAGCGGCCATAAAACAGGCATGAAAGTAAGATTATTCATTCGCTTCCGTACCTCTCATTTCTTCCATGTCATCCGTACCGAGTTCCTGGTAGGTCCGATAAGCAAGTACCAGCAGAAATGATGTGACTCCGAAACTGATGACGATTGCCGTTAAGATAAGCGCTTGCGGAAGCGGATCGACATAGGATGCAGCTTTATCACTTAGCAATGGAACGGAACCGCCTTTCAAACCGCCCATCGTCAAAATCAATAGGTGGGCGCCGTGACTGAGCAGCCCAGTACCGATTATGATTCTTAAAATGCTTTTGGAAAGCATTAAGTAGGTCGCACACATAAATAGTATTCCAATGACAATGGCCATTAAAAGTTCCATTATTCACTCTCCCCTATCGTTTGAATAATGGTCATCGTTACACCAACAACCACAAGATAAACACCCAGATCAAAAAGTACCGCGGTATGAAGTGAGATGTGCCCAAGAAGCGGTAGATCGACATAATGATACACATGTGTCATGAGAGGCACCCCGAACACCAGCCCACCAGCTACGGTCAGGCTTGATATGAACAAGCCTGTACCGATCATTAGCTTATAGTCAATCGGCAAGATGCCGGTGACGGTTTTAATGTCGAAAGCGAGCAACAGCAGGACTATGGCGGCTGAAGTCATTAAACCGCCGACAAACCCGCCTCCTGGCGAATAATGTCCCCCTAAAAAAATGGCTACCGCAAACAGCAGGATAACAAAGGCGGCGACTTTCGTAACCGTTTGGAGAATCAGGTCATTTTGCTTCATGATTTATCTTTCCCCCCTGTCAAACGCAATTTAATCATCGCGAATATTCCGAGCGCAGCGATGGAAAGGACACTGATTTCAAACATCGTATCAAGTCCGCGGAAATCAACGAGAATGACATTTACGACGTTTTTCCCGCCTGCTTCCTTATAAGCATTTTCAAGATAGTAATTGGATAT
This window encodes:
- a CDS encoding Na(+)/H(+) antiporter subunit C, which translates into the protein MELLMAIVIGILFMCATYLMLSKSILRIIIGTGLLSHGAHLLILTMGGLKGGSVPLLSDKAASYVDPLPQALILTAIVISFGVTSFLLVLAYRTYQELGTDDMEEMRGTEANE
- a CDS encoding 5' nucleotidase, NT5C type, with translation MKFGFDIDDTLINLREFAFHLYNEKLNTNIELTKFRALKTLEIHEAFGLDKEAGGKMWNSLADEVYYSSCPAFEGAVETLQELERDGHEIYYITARKAEHGERTKKWLIENGFPVKDDHFYCGMKDHEKIDTIRKLEMDYYFDDKPAVLETLLDIPTKVYAMDNSYNRELDIPRLTSWFELKEILSK
- a CDS encoding Na+/H+ antiporter subunit E, giving the protein MSFQILLNVFLAVIWMFLKNEFNGSTFIIGYLLGLGIMFVFRHFFNDRFYLNRVNAVVLLLLIFARELILSNISVLKVVLKPSLDMRPGIFAFETVLTKDWEITILSNLITLTPGTLVVEVSEDNRILYIHAMDIADKDEAVDSIKNTFEKAIMEVSK
- a CDS encoding Na+/H+ antiporter subunit D, whose translation is MNNLTFMPVLWPLFTGIFLIFFAKKIKLQRGISLFSSLIGIAISLYLVFTVHTQGILALGVGSWDAPFGIVIVADMLSSLLVLTTNIIGLAILLYSFYSIGEERERHYYYPIFQFLLIGVNGAFLTGDLFNLFVFFEVMLMASYVLLVLGGTKIQLRESLKYIIVNVLSSSFFVIMVAYLYSVLGTLNMADISQRITEVSQPGIISVIAIGFLIVFGLKGAIFPLFQWLPGSYYAPPIPVMALFGALLTKVGIYSIFRTYTLMFYHDQDFTHTFLAILAILTIIIGVIGAIAYWDVKKIIIYNIIIAVGVILFGISVMNEQALSGSILYIIHDMLIKAALFLLVGIMIKISGSDDLREMGGLIKQYPAVAWTFFIAAISLAGIPPFSGFAGKLLILQGAAEKGAYFGMAVVLLSSLMVLYSVMKIFMNGFWGTPKADYALTNETVNKMLVPAVLLVIISVLFGVGTESIYPFITQAVDSLMNPEIYNKAVLKE
- a CDS encoding Na(+)/H(+) antiporter subunit F1 is translated as MLKIALLGVSLSMIGFLYRLIKGPSVPDRVIALDAMGINLIAIVALASIVMDTSAYLEAILLLGILSFIGTVAFAKFLEKGEIIEDDRNR
- a CDS encoding hotdog fold thioesterase, which encodes MERNIERSLIGMLGIEMKEVGDGKVIATMPVDERTRQPYGLLHGGASVALAESVASFGGMQLVDSTRQAVVGLEINANHVRGVRSGFVTAEGNIIHRGKTTMVWDVKIHDEEDHLICISRCTLAVIDLPKSK
- a CDS encoding FAD-dependent monooxygenase, translating into MVVKSDVCIVGSGPGGALLAYLLAKQDISVVLLERHSEVSREFRGEFLNDEGEAILKKHGLFESVERLGLLMMEQIEYWHDGHIFKRILPEWPVDHVGIHVPQNHLLTAILNEAEKLDSFQLMMNTRVTDLIQNEMGRFTGVKARNGGDDLEVQSSLIIGADGRFSIVRKKAGIPAVIKDHGYDLLWAKIPAPEGWKPSIKMALVNGSQVALFTQAGGFIQIGWNIEHGSFPHLRKQHFDPFIEDLLFAFPELKKVVCENIRSWQDFILLDVYSSYCETWTKDGVALLGDAAHTMTPTGAFGLNCAMKDADILAKLISGCILQGDTGFLGLKMAEPKRKAEIERLQAIQVDKEISFASQFAAAYV
- the ribD gene encoding bifunctional diaminohydroxyphosphoribosylaminopyrimidine deaminase/5-amino-6-(5-phosphoribosylamino)uracil reductase RibD; translation: MNDDQYYMKLALDLAASAKGKTNPNPVVGAVIVKDGVIAGTGIHRKAGEPHAEVHAFKMAGEYAEGATLYVTLEPCSHYGKTPPCANLVKESGVRRVVVATQDPNPEVAGRGISILKDAGIEVEVGVLEKEAQRLNERFIHNMLTNRPFVISKYAMTLDGKLATHTGHSKWITGEESRHSVHLLRDEVDAILVGIGTVLADDPSLTTRLPGGGGKSPIRIILDSELRVPLDANVVQVSDTKTLIVTQENAPADKMDLLREKGIEFIFVPKNETGLNLRALMEELYKKGVTDVLLEGGSEVNASFLREGLIDKYLIYIAPKLLGGRNSLTPYTGMNVDTMDEAMDVSFSGVETFGEDIRITAYPK
- a CDS encoding MOSC domain-containing protein — protein: MLVGHIQEITRHPVKSFTGEQVQKTKVMDYGLYGDRSHAFKDKNGKFLTITQVPEMVRYQAVFSGEETLDQYPEIKVKTPSGNVLTWGEEAFQEEMERLLKQEAAPVVYHPAHIPLGAIEEENILLVSDASIGELTKLWGKELDGRRFRQNLVLSLVNKTPFLEERWFGKRILIGNEVELEIKRYCERCMIITVDPSDSHRDPSLLKTVVKERKNHFGVYASVMQTGEIRVGDQVFLKD
- a CDS encoding Na(+)/H(+) antiporter subunit B, producing MKQNDLILQTVTKVAAFVILLFAVAIFLGGHYSPGGGFVGGLMTSAAIVLLLLAFDIKTVTGILPIDYKLMIGTGLFISSLTVAGGLVFGVPLMTHVYHYVDLPLLGHISLHTAVLFDLGVYLVVVGVTMTIIQTIGESE
- the mnhG gene encoding monovalent cation/H(+) antiporter subunit G, giving the protein MTAIVEILSALFLLMGVFLFLVSAFGIIRLPDVYTRNHAASKSSTLGIMFILIGTLLYFYYKHSHFDFRVVLAIIFIFMTSPVAGHLIIRSAYHTGVKMWDRSVQDDLKKTR